TGCACAGACAGGgatctgccagcagcaggggcactGCCTCCTGCCGGGGCCACCAGCCTGCCAGAGCCTGGGGCGATGGGCTTTAGAGGAGTGGGATGGCTTTCAGGCCCCTTCCCACTCAAACCACTCTGGCATTCCACCACCCCTCCTGGTCGAACATGGGGTGGTTGCCTTCACATGCCACCAGCATCCCAAGGCTCTCTGTCCCTCTGGAGCAtcactggcagcagctggctctgcaggagcccaggcagctcctgtgccctgggctctgtgccagctgtgccccctcaCTCCATGGGCACCGAgcaccaggggctgccagggccaccctctgccagcccctcaGCACCGTGCAGGTGGCCaaggctgccctgctctgctcccacctgcaggccagcagcccccaggcacAACCGCTCtattttccaacacaaacctcCACAAATATTTGCCCAGGGCTTGCACAAGTTCTGCGCTGAAACGGAATTACTTGAaagttttcagaaagcaaacactCAAGTATTGGGCACTGACTTAACagatccattaaaaaaattaaacaaacatttaatgtattttgctCCTTCCACGGCAACCCCAGCTCATTTCAGGGGCACCTTTGTGCTTAGCACTGAGTGCTTCCCTGGAGCAGTGCAAGGCACAGGagagggctcagccctgcagtgccactgatgcctcaggttttggcttttgtgtttttcagcctctgtgcagctttagtgtgcagctctgagcttcacattcagcgctgctgagctctctgcacagagcagggagacaaaacaattcctgctccagctgggcaccaaggacagcTACCCAATTTCAGGCTCAAGAGTgcaaacagcgtgggctggagagagaaaaacaagcagggtgggagtgcctgggctaaagctggaactggacaatgaactgcaaggtgcaaatggagcagagctgagccaaggcagagaccccgggagcgctcgtgcattttgggaccattttggttcttcttgggttcattttgggaccattctggtccatcttgggttcatttcgggaccattttggtccatcttgggttcattttgggaccattttggttcatcttgggttaATTTTGGAACCAttttggtccatcttgggtgcagccctggctgggctcttgtgctgcccaaggtggatccatggaggagatcctctgaataaatccctgctttattctgggactctgcccagcctctgctccagggcagcctgaaCAAGGCATCCCCatcactgctgctccccacccaggctgctctgggagatgTGCAGGAGCCACAGAGCGATGCACAAACAACCCTGAAATACTCCTAAGCACAAACAACCCTCAAATACTCCTAAGCACTGCCTGTCTGGTCAGCCTAGCAAAACCACCCCAGAatgcccccaaaccccacagaacaACAATTACTGGTTGTTCCAGCTCCCCAACCAATGTACCCAACCCTAGCAAACTCCAGCCCCAGTGAAAGGCTTCCAGTGGAGGTACCAGGGTGTCCCTTTCCAGCAGCCAGAACCCAGCTGGGCTGTTCTCTCCCATTTGAACAGATCAGCACAAACTCCCAAAGCCATTTCTCCTTCCCCCCGgctttgtttggttggtttttccctttcccccaaGTTCACTACAGCCCCTCAGCTCAATTGCTGCATTTTAGGCAAATAAATACTCCTTTTTGCTAATGCTGGACACAACCTGtgaaaattttctgcatttagaTTCAACAATGCTGCTCTTATCCCCAGCTCATCTCCAGAGAGACAATTACCATTTCCTTTGCCTTGATCTTGTTTGTTTAACTTGACACAGTGAAGAAAGGGCTGACATTGACCAAAATCCCCAGCATTAATTTCTCTCCTGTTTGGCATTCATCATTGCCACCGGGCAGGGGAGACACGGCAGGCTCTGAAATACCACCCCAAAAAAGACTCCTCAAACACCAACCCAGCTGACAAACTGCATATGCAAAGGGAGCACCCCTGGGTTTGCTTGAAAGCCCCCCAAAAAGCAGATgcatgtcattttttttcagagaaacagGGAGAAATTAGCCAATCCAGGAATTAAAATGGGTTATAGGGCCTGGGATGGGCTCTAACTACAAGCTCATTCTTCATAATATTCAGTTTAttactaaattattttgtttagtaTCATTATAGTTAAATTACTATTTATCATTATAAATATTTGGCTATTTAGTTGTTTATTATTCAGTTTCTTAGTTCACTCATTTTTATAACAACCCTTAACAGCTGTGGATAATGTCAGTGTGCACACCTGTGCCACACACCTTCCAATGGACACCTGTAtcattttaaacacatttcaaTAGCATTTCTGGGCTGAAAATGCCAAATTCAGCTCTGGACTGGGGCATACTTTGCAAACGGGACCCATTCTTTGAGtctgactgggaaaaaaaacaaaaccaaacaaactgaATTTCCAAGCTGCTTGAGGATGGCTCTGTGTGCCCCTTGTACCAACAGCCCAGGCTACACTCCCCTGGTCCCCAACCCAGCCCTAAGCAAGGGGACAAGTTCCCTGGCCGTGTCTTTGCTGTTCAAAACCCAGCCTTTCCTGGAAGCAGACGAGGCACATACCTGCAGGAACTCGTTGAGCTCCACCTGCCCGTTCTTGTTGAGGTCCACCTCGTTGAGGATCTCGTGGAGGGTGTTCTCGTCCATCTGCACGCTGATGCTCTGCGCGGAACGAGCACAGCGGAGGGGCTCAGCAGCCTGGGCCTCGCCCCTGCCACGGGCTGCTCCCAGAGGGACTCGGGGGCACGGGGCAGCTCACCTGCAGCACGCGCTGCACGTCCAGGATGGTTATGAAGCCCTTCTTGTCCTTGTCAAACATGCGGAACCGCTTCTTGTACCTGCGAGGGAGGGGCTGCACGTCAGGGCTGCCACGGGCTGCAGGGCACGCAGCACGGGCAGCCCTCCTGCCCCGCTCACCTCTCAATATCTGAAGGCACCAGGCTGATCTCAGAGCTGTCTGTTAATTGATCTGTTTTCACTTTGTAGCCCATTTCATAGTACAGGAATGTTTTAGCCGTTTCAAGCTGTTCCTacaatgaaaatacaaaacatgaGTATCTGACCAATAGCAAGTTCTTATACAAATATTTAGTTTTTATACTTTACTATTAGGCTCTTCCACTTAACCAGTACTTTTTTAAGGTCCCAAAATTAAGCAGGTGGCAGCTGAGAAGTATCAAAAAGTTAAACTTAAGCACTTTTTACCCTTGGAAAAAGGTATCCATACTAGTAAAGACTTCTAATTTCTGTGTAAATGCTTTCAGGTGCATCCACACCGTCAGTCACACACAGTCTGTCTGCCCCTTTCAGGAGGAAATGGCCTTTTTAGGCTAGGCCTACAACTTGTCATTTCTCTCCCACTTGATGCCTTAGTGTGATAATTCACTCAGCTGtccaaaatcagaaaaaaatcagggagCTCGACACGAGGCAGGCTCTTTACGGTTACAAGAGCTTGCTTTGCTGAGGCAGATCGGTAGAAAAGTGTCAGTAAAGCACAATAACTGACAGGAATAGGACAGCAATGCCAAGCCTGCCTTCATTTCTAAGGCTGGGGAGCAACAGGATACAGatcttccccttcccccccaccccctggCCAATCCCAGCCCGTTTCAGAGCCATTTGATGAAGCCTTTGGAACGAAATGCACCAAGCGACTCATTCTGCCGGGAATAAAACGCCACTCGTAGCTCTCTGTTCAACCAGCTGGGACCCTTAGCACGGGAACTCCTCgagcaaaacaaagcagctgGGGCTCAGAAGGGCCCTCCGTACCTTCTTCTTCTGCTCGCACCAGTTGAGCTCCTTGGCCATGATGTCCACGATGCGGGGCAGCGCCTCGTCGGCAGCCTGCACGTTGAGGAAGGCCAGGCGCGTGCGGCGCGAGATGATGTCCACGGCGGTGCGCGCGTACTCCTTCACCCCGTACaccacctggggacaggggacagcagggctggcaccccAGGGCCCCAGCACACGGCTGGGAGAGCCCCTTTGCCGTGGGACAGCTTACAGAGCCCACTGGGATCCAGCGTTTTACACCAAGTACATAACGGGCGCTATATAAATGTTTAATTGTGCATAAATATGtttgtatgtgtatatattgATACACAAAGTGTGCTCCGGGTACAGGCACAGAAAAAATCTTGGCCTCCCCAAAGGAAAGGGCTCAAGGAGATGCTTCAGAGCCACCAACCTGCTTGAATCATAGAAGGTGACACGGTTTTCCCACATACCTCAGCTTCAATGTAAGGAAATTCAGACACCAGACGTTTCCCAACAATAGGCCACCTCTTCCCTGTCACCTGGGCTATTTTGGCCACCTCAAAAGCTTTGTCCCCATAGGTGGAAGCCAGGTGCTGAGCCACCtgtggagaggaaaacaaatccgGCATGCTTTGAAAGACACATTTTCCTTGACCATTCCCTCATCCCAATAACAAACAGGCTGCCAAGGGTgttggagggtgacagtgtgGGAGGAAGCTCTGTGCCGCGGGAGGCTGGACCAGCACTGCCCCGCCGTGTCTGTGCCACCAGGCCTGACAGCCCAGTTCTCCTGCCACATGGTGATCAcgctgctgcacagcctgggggctccagggaCCACAGACCCCGGCAAGCCAGAGAGCTTTTAGCAGGAAACAGTCAAGAttaggaggaaggaaagaggaagatgaTGAACAATTACTAACTTTATTGCTGTTAGAATTATCTCTGCCCCACCTCTGATGGGGCCCACCAGACCTTTGCCCAAGTTATGTTGGTGTTTGATTTAGGGGAAGACCAAACCCCTCCACGGCAGGGAGCCAGGACTCACCTCGCTTTCCAGTCCATAGTCCTGGACCAGTCTGATGTAGAGGGTGGGGCTCCAGTCCTGGgccccctccagctgcagccccatgGTCCTGCAGGAGCCCGCCTGCAGCTTGTGCTCGCGCACGGCCGCGTCGATGGTGTCGCGCGCCATGGCACGGTAGGTTGTCCACTTCCCACCTAGGGGAACGTCTCATTATTTGGGGAAAGCGGCAGGAATACCAGCTGTTACACCCTACAGACACATCTGTGTATTCCACAGACCACGTGACTGCTGCCAGGCTCGCTCCAAGCCAGTCCCGCTGCCACTGACAGAGCAGTTTGGGTTTAGGAGCAGGAGAATTCCCATGGAACAAGATTTTTGCATGAAACACCCTGGGgaagcccagcagagctgtagcTCAAGGAAGCCCCAGTACCTGCAATGGTGACGAGGCCGCTGTCGCTGATGGTCACGACGTGGTTCCGGGACAGGGACTGGGTGTCCTTGGAGTCGGGGTTGGTCACCAGGGGCCGGATGCCGCTCCAGGCTGCCAGCACGTCTCCTCTTCTCACTGTGCAGAGCCACACTGAGGCATGCCAGCCCGAGCCCGGGGGTGCCCAGCTCCCACGGGGCACTGCCAAGGGCTGCTCCACACCCTGCTCGGCCCTGAGCAGCCCCCAGAACCAGGGCAGAAGCTGGGCTAGGGAATCCCAGAACCACTGatgttggaaaagccctcccaggcCATCGAGTCCAACTGGTACCaatgcccaccttgtcaccagcccagagcactgagtaCCACATCCAGGTGTTCCCTGGacagatccagggatggggactgcaaacctgcctgggcagctccagcctgacccCCCCCCTTCCCAGGAAATTTTTTCCCAATGAACCTGAACAGTCCTTACATTACATCttataaaccaaaataaagttTGTTACATGAgtataacattttctttcagatctTCCAAGCTTTTCCTCTAGATTGAAGGTTATTATTCCAAGATTTCCTCTTGACAAGCCATCTTTATCCACAGCCTTCACCCTAAGTGCAGTTACCAATTTGCTTTGTACTGAAGTCTTTGGAACATGTTTTTAATACAACTTTCAAATGACCGATAATTGAAAAATCACTAAAAGGGTGTAAAAAACATCCCCCAAAGAACACGGAATAGATTTCCGAAATCAATGTGCTCTGCCAGCGTGTTCAACCTGCCAAAGTGAAGTGTTAATCACAGACACAAGACCCTGTATTAGGTTTATAA
This genomic interval from Motacilla alba alba isolate MOTALB_02 chromosome 7, Motacilla_alba_V1.0_pri, whole genome shotgun sequence contains the following:
- the GPD2 gene encoding glycerol-3-phosphate dehydrogenase, mitochondrial isoform X2, giving the protein MVKEALEERAHLLQSAPHLSAALPIMLPIYKWWQLPYYWVGIKLYDLVAGSQCLKSSYVLTKDRALELFPMLRRDKLVGAIVYYDGQHNDARMNLAIALTAARYGAATANYTEVRHLLKSTDTGRVCGVRCRDVLTGKEFDVRAKCVINATGPFTDSVRKMDDQEVPNICQPSAGVHIVMPGYYSPDNMGLLDPATSDGRVIFFLPWEKMTIAGTTDSPTDVTSHPIPTEEDINFILSEVRNYLGPDVEVRRGDVLAAWSGIRPLVTNPDSKDTQSLSRNHVVTISDSGLVTIAGGKWTTYRAMARDTIDAAVREHKLQAGSCRTMGLQLEGAQDWSPTLYIRLVQDYGLESEVAQHLASTYGDKAFEVAKIAQVTGKRWPIVGKRLVSEFPYIEAEVVYGVKEYARTAVDIISRRTRLAFLNVQAADEALPRIVDIMAKELNWCEQKKKEQLETAKTFLYYEMGYKVKTDQLTDSSEISLVPSDIERYKKRFRMFDKDKKGFITILDVQRVLQSISVQMDENTLHEILNEVDLNKNGQVELNEFLQLMSAIQKGRVSGSRLAVLMKSAEENLRRRQAIPVDRSGGGL